AAATTTTCActattatcgtggccaaaataattcacaataatgatattatcatgatatctacagaaaatgtaataataataataataataataataataataatagtagtatcaatgaaattcatctttaactttgtttactgtgcgttttgtctcttttttggtaAATATATTATACTCAAAagaggagtggagagagagtctttaaccataactgtataaaAGCGtgatttaagaggtgctggattatttacaaaatactaccatgtgtgtattattaacattatatcaatatttaattttttaaatatcactgtTATCGTCAATACTGGCATATCCCGACGCCCCTAATATACCTTTTTGGGTGCTGAATAGACATCTTTGTGTTAGTATTTTTGGTTTGTGAGTTTGTAAAAGTGGAAATTGATTTAATGTCATTCAGTAAATCTCACTTTTGTCATTGTAGAACATATGTTTGGATATTATGGTAATCACATCAAAATGAATACACAATGGCACACTTTTAAAAAGGTTTGCTGTCTAATAATTTCTAATCACCACTGAAAAGGCAGTAGTACTGACAGTCTGGCCAGTCCAAGTGAGGCTTACATCACCTGTACTGGACAATCTTAAACATCACAAAGGACACAGGAAACTAGCACAGTAAATTATCATCTCAACCCGGGTGAGATAACAAACCAACAACAAAACTAGCTTGTGATTGTTTCCTTTGCAGAATACGTCCTTCCAGTGGAATAACCTTTGAAGATGAAAGCAACTTGCTTGTTATTGCAGCTTTGACCAACAGCTCACATCTCATGTTGtatcagcagcagcatttttCTTCACAGCACTCCAGCAGAGTAGCTTGACCCAAATTCATGTCACAATAATCCGCTGATACACTGAAGTAAAAGGAGGAGGTGACATTGTCATTACTGCTGCGTATTCTAAGCTAATGATGAACTGCGTAACTTTATTGTGTGATGTTTACAAGGAGCCTGGAGTACCACATAATGATAAATCATGGAGAAAAAATTGCTAGGCCTTTCTATAGTATGGTCTCAAATATAAACCTGAATCCGTTAGGGTCACTGGACCACAAATCAGATATGTGACATTATGATGCAACACACGCTTAAACTATTGCTCAAAAGTCAACCCAAATACtttatattaaacatgtttgataACATTTAGCTCTTGTTCCTGCAGTTCTATGCACTTATAGTAAGCCACTTTGGACAAAAGTGTCAAAAGTGTCAAACGTTAACAAATAGGATTTGTTCATTCAGCAAAGCACCTTTCTAGCTTAAAATGTTATTCACACAGAAAGCACTTCACTCTTCAGCAAACACTAGACTTGAGTATTTAAACCAAAACTCTATGGTGGATTATGTAAAATAGGCTCTCTTCTCAGCCACAGACATCTATTTTTACAGACTCTCAATACTGATTCTAAGACTTAATGAAAAGAAGAGTCCACAAAGAAGACTACTTCTACAAGAATGACTCATACACTCAGCTTTCAGAGTCTCACTCTTCAGCCACTTATGCTAGTGGATATTATCTAAGATTCTCATTTTCAAATGCCTCATGTACCACATTTTGCAAAGCACAAATGAGCTCTACAAGCTCAACAAAACTGCAGATATATCCCACCTTTCAAGATATCTCTGATTATCTCCAAAAGTGTGCAAGTTAATAGCCTGAATGCTAACAGTTGCCATTATTGGCTATATTCATACATGTAGAGGTCAGCAGGTAAAATGTGTCTGAATATGATGCAGGATTGTCAAGACATATAAAGGTTTCTTGTAGGTCGCTGCTATAGTGCTCAAGCATATATATCTCCAGGAATAATCCTTTCCTTTACACCGAGGACACCTGCTGGTTACCATTTGACAATACAGCATTGTAAAGCAGAGGAAGTGTGAACAACAAATAGTGTAAACAATATTACCATCTTCCAGTTCCAAATAATCttttattaaattgttattttagtatacagtggaaaaaaaactcctCTTTTTATGCAACAAGACACCATTTTTTGTGTCTCAATGTTTAGCATGAAAGAACAGTCCAACATAGAAAAGACAGTGAGCAGATCACAGTTCTGTAGTGTTAATAATCGCTCTCTACTTCAACACATGTAAAACCTATCAATAAACTGTGTCTATCACCCAGCTGAACCAGAGATCGCTGACTCATTTTTATTCAAGGCCACCCTCCATTTGCCATGCAAGCAGAGCCGGGTGCGGTGAGGTTGCAGCGACGCGTCACGTCTGTACGACAACAAAACCCTCTCACTCCCGTATTTCTCCACAGGAAATAGAAACATCGACCTCTATTACCAGTacagatgatttttttcatcaAGTCCGCAAATTTCAACTCAACAGATTTTTAGAGAGTTGTTTATGGGGCAAAGCAAAATAAAGCAAAGTGTAATCTAGTCCACTACAGGTAACAAGTATCCAGTCTTGATGGACAACTAATGCATAATCCTAGTGCAGACTGGCAAGGCCTCTGATGAGAAATGGTAACTAAGGCAAATGCAGTGGTGCACATAAAGTGTAAGACACATGCACAGAGGACAACAGGAACCGATTACCTCTGGGGACAATATTTACATCAATCAAATCAGGTTGTTGTTTGGCTGCACACATTTTGCTTGTAAATGAAGTACTTCAACGATAAGAAGGTGCAGCTATTTGGTCGGACTGACATTCAAAAGGGGTTTTTTTTGGAGGTACTGTGTATTAAAAAAActgatttgtcaaatattgaaCAACTCCCTACTACCAAACTCTTTTTTGCTATACAGTTCAATCATTCGTGTAAATAGGTCAATCTATATCATTGTTAATGTATTATATTACAGATTTCCATACACTGTTTTATCACTTCACATCTGTGCCCCACCACCCCTGTAACAGGTTTGACATGCGTCACCGTGAACTCATACAGTATACCCATTTTTTCTGGTATAAATAAACAAGGAGTGTTTCATAATGACCTTTCCGCGGTGACAAAACTGCATGACTACGCAAGACACTGAAAATATGGCTTCCATCTGTCATGATAcctttatgtaaaaaaaaaaaaaaaaaaaatcattgagTATGGAGCCTTGCCTGGGAAACAAACTCTAGCCTTTGTTAGTGTGAACGCCAGCTCCCCATCAAACTGGGGCGGCCGGTCGGGCTTGTTTGACTAGTCTGAGACTGGAGTGAGTGACACAGTGGGAAAGATCACAGCAACACAGCATTTGCAAAGTAGAATCAAGgcatgtactgtaaatattcATCAGACCCCCAAAAAAACACCCCAGGGAAAGCTACAATTAAAATCTAAGTTTGGTtatataataaatcatacagaCGAATTGGAAAAGTTAAAAGTCAGTGTGACCTTCAATGACAAGGAGAGAACAGAGGTCAGCAACCATATGATTGTATGTCAGAATATATATTACGTGCCCTgtagaaagaaattaaaacatATGGTACTCACTGGTACTGTCTGCTGACTGACACGGTCATATTTATACAAATGAGGTAAGATTACATGTATGTTTAATATCTATGTAAGATTACTTCACTGTGGAAGGGGGGAGAACTATTCAAATCTGACTCAGAGCCTTGAACcttttttcatttcctgttCTGAGCTGCGTAGGTGATGGTACAGGCccgtgtgtatgtgtatgtatataaaccAGGGATGTAGCAGTTAGGCcttcttcttcagctcctcaAACCGCCTTGTTAAGTCGTCAAAGTCGATGTCATCCGAACTGGTGGGGTTTCTGCCGAAGGAAGATGTGGGGAGTGTGTCTGGAACAGAGGGGAGCTCTGGGAGAGAGTTGGTGTCAAATGGCTGGAACGAAGGACCAGGACCTGGAGAGTAATATATGGTATTCAATTTCATTTATGCAGCAGTATATCTGGCAGTTTATACAACAGCAAAACATAACAGGGGGAGTTTCCAAAAAGCAACAGGGAATAAAGGCTTTGTGTGCAATGACAAAAATGTTAACAGCACATAATGGAAAGTCAGAAAGCAGAACTACTCAACAGAAAATGCAAATATATGAATGGACAAATGCTGTTCTTGCATGAAAGACCTGAGGGAAAATTTCCATAATATTTCATGTATACATCTAATGATATCCTATATTTTTCTTCTTGTCAAAGAATCCTATGAAAAGACCAAACCAACTATGAATTTATCGTAAGTATTGCCAGTGATGCCAAAGCCTGATCTGCTTCTGAATGTAGTTCCCAACAAATACACAATCTACTCTTAGTTgggtaacatttgctaaaatctacagtgcccagctgttttaggaaattgtttagttgtttttaaaaattagACTATATATCTGTGAcccatttttttaaagacttaataataatatgggTTTAGGGTTGAATATCTTTTTGGATATGTTGACAGTAACACAAATATTGAATATAGGCAACCTTAACTGATTGTTGGCAGAACTCACCTACAGCCTGGGAAGGAAAAGAGGGTTTGGGAGTTAGGTCATCAATCTGAAACACAtagaaaatgtgtaaatgatcatgtcatcttcatatatttaaataaaataatattgtaTGTGTTAGTGTtgagaaataattaataattatgttcAACAATGTAGAATgaacagtaacaaaataaaataaaaaagggaaaactgCAGGGGATATTTGAGAAACCATCACCTTTAGTGtgtgacacaaaaacagacttAAGGACTTAGGCTGctttcacaccagatcaggcgttTAGCGTACAGGGTTGGGAAAGTCCCTGCATATTTTTTCGGCACCCCCTACGGCTGCTGAAGCCGTAGCCCAAACGCACTAcccccattcaaaatgaatgggaggacacctgatctggtgtgaatgcagctatAGCTCTTTCTAAAACGCACTTAACACTCTTATCTGATCATTTCAAGTCCCACCCAGAGCAATTGATCAAGTCAAAGTTAGTAGTTAGTGAAGTATTAGCACTTTATGGTACCTATATCCAAGCAGAATCTGGGCCTACTCTGAGAAACAGTGTAAAAAAGTATAAGACAAGTAGAAAGTAGAAACTGCAAGCAAGCTAAATGAACTGCTCTTCCCTGAGTGATGCCCTGCTCTGCCCGTCTGTCCATCTGTGGGAACGGGAAGGGGGCATGGATGGGAGGGGTTCAGTCACTTACAGACTCATATGTGGGGGGACAAGTGGGCAGCTGAGGGGGATGCGCTCCTCCCATGGGGTGCTGGAAGTTGCTGTAGGTTCCGACGGGATTATACGGTccctggaggaaaacaacagtcAGGAACAAGTCTGAGGGAGGCAGGTGACTACTGTAAATGTATAATTCTCATCTCTTTCAAGTCATCCAAAGAAAGGATAATGAAATACAATTGTTTTCAGACCATTAGGGCTGCCCTCTCTTAATCGACTAATTGGTCATAGTCAACTAATATgtctttagtcgattaatcgttttttaagcttttttcatactgaatgacttatgtccaagaaacttatgatcaccactcaggtaaacacaatattgaaagtggtgcttttgtgaaATTCTTCGtgaagaaactcagtttcacaaatctattgattaaatcaactaactGATTAGTCCACAAAATGGTATGAGTGTCaatcgactaagaatttctttggttgaggacagccctacagaCCATACATCATATTTTGGGTGCAATGATTGGCGATAAAACTACATCTTTCTCACATTGAAACACTGGCATATCATTGCAATAACAGTCTTCATCgcaataattaaaaatcaatagtttaTAAATGCGCTAAGTGTTAAGTTTACTTCAGAATAAAATGGACCGTATTAGGTTTAAAGTGTATGTTAATTCAAattacaaaacaataaatcactgAAGATCATATACAGACTTCTTTATAGCAGCTTTAGTTTTAGGAGAAAATACGAAAAACTAGTGACCTGGACAATGCTTATGAAAAAACACATTGGTATTTTTAAAAGGTAATTTTTGGATGCTTTGAGCCCCAAAAACAAAATTCCATTCACATCTGTTGTAATGGGCTGGTAGCCTTTCTTTTATGTGGTATGGGTGAACTTTCCCTTTAAAGCTAGTTATAAGGATGCAAATCTCAAATGAtgatcacctttttttttaaagagatgttgtattataaacaaatcactaaagtgttgtttgttttaactCCATTTGAggattaaataaatatcaagaTAATATTGTACATTACAATAATTTTGGCAAAGGTAATTGCACTCCATGGTTGCTTGACAtgacaatatatactgtaattgaAGATTTCATCCATGTCGCCCACTCCTATTCCATAAGTTTTCTATCACCAAATGCATAACTCACAATAAAATCATAAAGAATGGGTCTTTAAAAGGAATCTCTTACGGCTCCTTTGGGAGGTGGATAGTTGAAAGCTGTTGGCATGGGCATGGACATGGGCATAGGCATGCCCATGGGCATGGGCATAGCACCACCAGGAGCAGTGaaacctccacctccaccacctccacctcctcctcctcctcctcctcctcttccagacTTCTTGTCGTTGTCCACGTCAATCAGGTCTGCCTCCTCTCCAAGAGACACCTCAGGCTGTGCGGAGACAGGGGTGGATGTGATGAGCAGGTAAATAAACACAATGCATGACTTCATCCTTCTTAGTGAGTGATAAAAGAGTCTTTAATGCTCACCCGGACCATGGCGTCAGGTTCGTACGGCACATTATAGTTCTTGGCGATTTCTATCAGGTAGCGCTCCACCAAGATCTTGGGAGGGGCCTCCACGCCCAGTTTGTGCATCAGCTATAAACAAATCAGATATTTGATAAGATGCCGCTAAAAAGCTACAGGGCTAAAGGTTCATGCATTCTTGAACAGACTTGTGGGCAGTCAGTGGAAAAAATTGCCTACCCTGTCGTTGACTGTGCCAATCTGGTTTGTCCTGCACAGCTTGCCGTACTCCTTGCTATATTTTGCACATAGCTGATCAGATACCTGACAGAAGCATTTAGAGATAAAGCTGTCAAGCATAACATAAGGCATAATAGGAATAAATGGACAATACTTGTTCAATATTATTGGCAAAGCCGCCATGCCAGCATTATATTATATCTAGACAGTTCTTACAGTTCTTAGTTCAGACACTTCTGCCTGGAGACGAGGCGCTGCCCAGATGAGGGTGGAAACTGCCTCCTGTAAGCCTGGGTCCAGTTCCCTGATTGGAGAAACAGAAAAGgggttaaaaaagaaaagaacactgacAGAAAGTTAATAAAGTGAAAACCCCACATTCCCCATAGTCAATTCATATACATTGTAGATCAGTATGTTCAATAAAAGTTTGTACTGGTGCACCTCATTGGCTAAGTTACTCACTTCATGGACTGAATGAGGCCAAAGCGAGTCAGCAGCAGGTCACAGTAAAGCTCCAGGATCTCCATGGCTTCCACCAAGTAGTCTTCTCTGATGATGTGCTCCACACGGATCCGGGCCCGCTCATCCTTTCCTGATGACAGGTAATCTGCGATCTCTTTCCTTGCCTTTTGAGCAAGCTCAGCTTCATTTCAAATTTGTGAATGGGAGTGGGGAAAAGGGTAAACTGTCATTACTGAGAGCAACATAACATGAAACAAGAAACCCACTGATTCCACATCAACTGTAGTAGAGTAGGACCAGGGTTTTTTATTCAGCCCAGGacttacttttctttttctcaaggAGTTTGAGTCGATTGATGACCAGCCGGAGGTTGACTCTTAGTCTCTCTGCTTTGAATCCTCCTCCCAGCATGATGACAGTCTATCTATGAACAGGATAGCATGAGAGGAGCAGAATACACAGGGAAGGCCAGACACTGTTTGATACAGTTTAAGATTCTGCACAGgttacattacatttcattcTTTTCGAGGATTTTTAAAGTCCAAATAAAACCAGATCCACTTTTAGTTATACTAGGAGCTTCCGAAAGCTCTAAAATCCTACAGAACACACAGCATCATCTCCTGACCTATGGTCTCCTTTGTGCAAAGAAACTGATTCCCTTGTTCTGGAAAGGGAAAGAGGTGCCAACATTTAAATCCTGGATAACAACACTGACTGATACCCTCCACCTAGAAAGAATCCGATATACTCTTAATGACCGACTGGAGGTATTTGAAAAGATCTGGAGACCGATGATCTCCTCTATAGAAGGGACGGACAATCAAGACGCAATACACACATAGTCTTTAGTACCTGAGGTATCACTGCTCAGGGATGGGAAGGTTCGGGGGGGGGGAGGTTAACCATGTTTATGTATGTCGCCATTGTCTCCCTGATTTGTGTGCTttagggtgttgtctgtgttttttgtctccgcatcagatctgctccctctacagagtctttcaaagcacagctcaagacccacctcttttctatggcttttgaatgtacttgaattgtgattcctaattggccttttataatgctcattataacagtcttttactcatggatttgATCTTgatctctgtctgtggatgtgtgagattttgttgtctgctctgttgacctgttttttattctgcctatgtctgtgAAGccctttggtcagctcatgttgttttaaatgtgctatagagaTAAATTTAacttgacttttatttattaattttttcctttaactacttatgttctttgtatttgcttgtctccatttttgtttgcccttagttcctagtattgtctgtttttgttgatatatatataaaaaatgaggcatgatacacaccctacagaagtctgtatcactgacatgcacatgcttcctaataaaaacatattaaaaacagACTCAACCCGGAAGtaaacaaccaaaaaccaacCCAGAGTCCACTAAACCTCGCCCCTAACCTCTGATCCAGTGAGTCACTTAATCATGTGAGCATGACCAAACCCACCACAGAATGACTCTGCATATTTACTACTACTGAACAATttaccaaacaaacacaacacacaggagAACATAAACATTAAGAACATGAAGTCAGCCTGAACACTACAGCTTTAGCTTTCAGCTGAAGTTAGCCTGACAGCTAACGCAGGCTGACGTCACCTCACGCTGTTATAAACCATCTTATCTAGTTCATCTCACAGGTTTTCATATACTTACTTAACCCATACTAGTACATACTCTGTTATAAACCCGAGctcgtgtgtttgtgttgctaaACCTGCCTGTTAGCCGCTAGCTGTTagcagtgtgtttgtgctagCTGACGTTAGCTTCCTAGCTTCTCTCTATAAACgctgacaaaaacaacacaaactaaccTTAACCGAACAACCTCATATAGCTTGACTAATGAGACAGTTTATAAGCGATCAGTGGTGAATACAGAGGCAGTAACTCACCTGTAAGTTTCAGAGACGCGTCAACACAACAActtatttgtgtttctgtctgtcgaCCGTTTCACTTCCGCAATGATCTGTAATGACGTCATGGGAATGTTACCTCGAGGGGGCGTGGTCTCTTCATAGTTTCTGTCAAACAGGAGTCAACCACACAGGTGTGTACATTCACTGAAGTTATGTGAAGTAGTAGTACTTATATAACTcatagtacttttacttttatacagatttttctttttgactTTTACAGCAGTATacaggactctcaccagcagactgaggaagttttttttcccccaggccatcagacttttaaatagataattcatatgacaccttctcacacaaaaagtgcaataaacagGTGCAATACTTCAATTATATATCTTATAGTGTATATACTGTTTATGTCCTTAATGAAACTGGgaaatctgattacttttgatgaatttaaaacattaatgaaagacctagaagcagagtcaatcgggagctgtctgtgtttctgaatattttcactttaacgttggcttcaaacagttgattttgatgtgttttgtatgatagtatgctatgtatttattttgttttatgttgtggcgtctgaaactttaatgtatgtttaaatgctgctgtcttggccaggtctctcttgcaaaagagattcttaatctcaatgagtactacctggttaaataaaggttaaataaaataaaaaataaattaatatgcctgtatatgttcttaatatgccttgtacaaagtatttcttatatatgtacattcatacttcctgatatgtatatgttcttaatatgccttgttcaaagtatttccttttataattgtaatataacttattatttttaatggagcttcccagcaaaaagcatttcacacgattgtacttgtataactggcgtgacaataaacatcttgaatcttgaatactTCAGAGTGTAATTTTGCACAAGGTAGTCCTAGGGATACACCAAATAGACTTTTTCAGTctcaatacctgggctttgagtatcggccgataccgagtacagatctgataccagtgtttaataaataagctgtatgcctcactgtgtggaaatgactgggatcattctgttatgtgtaaggatGGAAACATCAGGCCTTACtttaacattgctttcctaactttgtaaaacaaaaggtaatataaatatatagatatacatttactgaattgttatttatcattaaaataataaatcgtgcaccagcaactttgtaaaaaatctacaaaattaacaggaattacaattcaagtgaaTTCAAGTAAATTAGCAAGCAGTATAAAGACTAGTTAGcagaggtggaaagtaacttGTGTATATTCCTAATTTTCTAATGAGAAAAAACATACCATTAGGGTTATGAACAACTTCACACAAACACTGTACTTTCATCTTTCCACAAAGGAAAGTGCTCTGATATTTTCATTTGAATgaacatttattatttgttgaatTTGCTCTACTCAttgtcaaacaaaacacaaacaatctgagcagttgatttattttaatgaaaattgaaacatttaaaaaggacTTTCAGATTTAATATATTGCAGTTTTCTCATAAAAAAGAATCTGTACAATAAAACGATCTTCCACAACAAACCATCACAGTTGTTACAACTTGAGTTTGCTGACAGAAACCTCtttgtgcttcttcttcttcgaaGACTGGTCCTTTGCACTTTTGATCTGACTCTTAACCTGGTCCTGCAGCTCAGAGAAGAAGGCCTGAGAGGAACGCAGAGCCTTGTCCTTCCCCTCGTCCTGAAACAGAGGAACACTGTGTTAGTTTGATCACCTCagggacacaaacacagttttATTCATTATCTAGGAATTAATGTAATGGTTATTTTGGCATGAAATGGTGTGACGTGGCTGTGTCGCGGAAGCATACATATGCATACAACACACAAGTAACCAAACAACTaccaataccacaatgtaaaagtaCTCCGTCACatgtaaaagtcctgtattcaaataaaagtacagaagcATTTCTAGCAAATTTGACTTAAAAGTTGCAGTGTGTAGGACCTGGCAACATCTAGCTGTGAAGTTGATgagtgcaaccaactgaaatttctcccgtgtgcccagcgtgtaggagaactacggtggctgactcGGAAATGTGAATAGCCCTCTCTTTCTGAGCCCTCGccttccatttctgccaatagatccccttaaataCTACAAACTGTTCCATGTTGTGTgtcaaaagttaaaatatttaatatgcaGCTAAATGGCTCCCGTCAGTGGTATATTACTACATGTAAGATTATGTGATTACTATTACCGTGCTTGAACGtgtaaacaacattttaatgtcaTAGCTGGTTGAGAGGCAGCTAATTGTAATTATTTATATACTTTTGGGTAGTTTGATCTGTAACAAATCTTCATATTTTATAATGTTCACAAGTTTTGTGTGCAAAAATTTTCATCCCTAAAGTAATTAGTGACTATGGCTGTCAAATGAGGGGAGCAAAAAGTTCACtatttcctctgaaatgtagagaattagaagtataaagtggcatgaaatggaaatgctcaagtaaagtacaggtACCTCAAAAACGTATTagagtacagtacttgagtaaatgtacgtTCCACCACTTGATTCTGTCTGCCCAGTTTTTCATCATCATTATGTGAATAAAATCCACAGAGTGGGATTTGGTCCGCTTAACTATTTGGGGCACAGTCAGTGTTCATATCATCTCAGTTGTCTTTCTTCAGTTTATATCCTCTAACTTCGAATATGAACTGAGAAGTTTGAACAGGCTAATACTGATTTCCTACTCTGACAAATACAGGCGCTGAATGCAAACTGATCTGAGCAATGCGAGAAAGAACATGAGAGAAAACACTCACCTTGAGTATTGTGGCTTTGCCTCCTTTTGTGAGTTTCTTCAGGTTTTCTGTGACTTCAGCCTTTGACGGCTTTCTGTTCTCCCCAGCTTTACTGGCCTCTTTGagtttctgtctcttttctttctccttgaTCTTTAGACGCTTCACCGTCTTCTTGTGTCGTCTGTCGCGCTTCTTGTCTGTTGTCGTCTTCTCAGTTTCGCCCAGAATATCTCCGGCTTTGTTCTT
Above is a genomic segment from Sebastes umbrosus isolate fSebUmb1 chromosome 2, fSebUmb1.pri, whole genome shotgun sequence containing:
- the ist1 gene encoding IST1 homolog isoform X2, whose translation is MLGGGFKAERLRVNLRLVINRLKLLEKKKTELAQKARKEIADYLSSGKDERARIRVEHIIREDYLVEAMEILELYCDLLLTRFGLIQSMKELDPGLQEAVSTLIWAAPRLQAEVSELRTVSDQLCAKYSKEYGKLCRTNQIGTVNDRLMHKLGVEAPPKILVERYLIEIAKNYNVPYEPDAMVRPEVSLGEEADLIDVDNDKKSGRGGGGGGGGGGGGGGGFTAPGGAMPMPMGMPMPMSMPMPTAFNYPPPKGAGPYNPVGTYSNFQHPMGGAHPPQLPTCPPTYESAVGPGPSFQPFDTNSLPELPSVPDTLPTSSFGRNPTSSDDIDFDDLTRRFEELKKKA
- the ist1 gene encoding IST1 homolog isoform X1; the encoded protein is MLGGGFKAERLRVNLRLVINRLKLLEKKKTELAQKARKEIADYLSSGKDERARIRVEHIIREDYLVEAMEILELYCDLLLTRFGLIQSMKELDPGLQEAVSTLIWAAPRLQAEVSELRTVSDQLCAKYSKEYGKLCRTNQIGTVNDRLMHKLGVEAPPKILVERYLIEIAKNYNVPYEPDAMVRPEVSLGEEADLIDVDNDKKSGRGGGGGGGGGGGGGGGFTAPGGAMPMPMGMPMPMSMPMPTAFNYPPPKGAGPYNPVGTYSNFQHPMGGAHPPQLPTCPPTYESIDDLTPKPSFPSQAVGPGPSFQPFDTNSLPELPSVPDTLPTSSFGRNPTSSDDIDFDDLTRRFEELKKKA